In Hymenobacter chitinivorans DSM 11115, a single window of DNA contains:
- a CDS encoding Uma2 family endonuclease, with protein MSQTQASTRRYTVEEYQALEEVSEQRHAYCEGEVFAMSGATPRHTLIAQNCAFALRQAVRSKGWQVFLEGVQLAVQENRYYTYPDVMI; from the coding sequence ATGTCGCAAACGCAAGCCTCCACCCGGCGCTATACCGTAGAAGAGTACCAAGCGCTGGAAGAAGTTTCGGAGCAGCGCCACGCGTATTGCGAGGGTGAGGTTTTCGCCATGTCGGGAGCTACGCCCCGGCATACTCTCATTGCGCAAAACTGTGCTTTCGCCTTGCGCCAAGCGGTGAGAAGCAAAGGCTGGCAAGTATTTCTCGAAGGCGTGCAGCTAGCCGTGCAGGAAAACCGCTACTATACCTACCCGGATGTGATGATATGA
- a CDS encoding SusC/RagA family TonB-linked outer membrane protein, producing the protein MLSQSHRKILLQGAVLLTASSLQTFVASAAPLRPVPGTSQQPAPTRGQADVRVAGRVTQANGDGLPGVTVVVKGSSIGTSTDATGNFSLEVPEGSVLVFSFVGYSRREMPVTEATTSFNVTLSEDAQALKEVVVVGYGTQERQSVTGAVASVSGRDVAAQPVADAAQAIQGRAAGVQVVSNSGAPGGGGTSVRVRGITSAGNNSPLYVVDGFPLPSAVDGNGNATGNELNSINPNDIESIDVLKDASATAIYGVRAANGVVIITTKRGKAGVSSINLDAYVGTQQVWRQIPLLNAQEFAQLNNEARRNGGLDVIPKYANPGSLGAGTNWLDEVFRPAKIQNYALSATGGSEKARYAASAGYFQQDGTIINSSFQRFTLRANGEVQLSKVLKIGNTLGLTHQEEQPLNNENNEFSGVIQLALQAPPTAPAFNPDGSYYEFTSADNYGEENPVTAARRPQIKNNRNRVTSTFYAELEPLTGLRLRTNVGTDLQFLQGDQFFPSIKGSSKYPTSQAQANSSTNYSPSYLIENTLTYDKLIGTNHQFSILVGQSAQQFDNFYLGGTRIGYSTNNLTILDRGPVNSQLSNNGGNSRTRLASYFGRVNYEFAGKYLFQAILRYDGSSAFAPGNQFGVFPGASVGWRISEEDFLKDNSYISNLKLRVGYGRVGNPLNAGTFAYLTTVNSTPQSNNGVPGTGYVFGSGSQSQVIGGAPTRLQNSDLRWENNEQINVGIDAGLWKNRLSGSIDLYRRTSPNLIAAVPVTYVSGTSESINTNAAAATNRGIDLALTSNNFVGEAGGLSWTTTLNFSAYRNEITSLGAGKPFDGQNTRGGGNLVRYEAGVPFGSFYGYVADGLFQNNEDVKTHAVQVAGTDPAKSTAPGDIRFKDLNNDGVINDQDRTFIGDPNPDFTYGLNNTLGFKGFDLNVFLQGSQGNDVYNLNRYYTEGGLYGASNASTITLDRWTGAGTSNDIPRAVAGDPNQNLRISSHYLEDGSYLRVKLLTLGYTLPLELGKKLYTQRVRVYVSSQNLLTFTKYKGFDPELGNQGGSFGVDRGVYPQARTFLAGINIGF; encoded by the coding sequence ATGCTTTCACAATCACACAGGAAAATCCTTTTACAAGGGGCGGTGCTGCTGACGGCCAGTAGCCTGCAAACGTTTGTGGCCTCGGCAGCCCCGCTTCGGCCCGTGCCCGGCACGAGCCAGCAGCCGGCTCCAACTCGGGGCCAAGCCGACGTGCGAGTGGCCGGCCGCGTCACCCAGGCCAACGGCGACGGGCTACCCGGCGTTACAGTCGTGGTGAAGGGCAGCTCAATAGGCACCAGCACCGATGCCACCGGCAATTTCAGCCTGGAAGTGCCCGAAGGCAGCGTGCTGGTCTTCAGCTTCGTGGGCTATTCGCGCCGGGAAATGCCGGTAACTGAAGCCACCACGAGCTTTAACGTGACGCTGAGCGAAGACGCCCAGGCACTGAAAGAAGTAGTAGTGGTGGGCTACGGCACCCAGGAACGGCAGAGCGTGACGGGCGCCGTGGCTTCGGTGTCGGGGCGCGACGTGGCGGCCCAGCCCGTGGCCGATGCGGCCCAGGCCATTCAGGGCCGGGCGGCGGGCGTACAGGTGGTATCCAACTCCGGGGCGCCCGGTGGGGGCGGCACCTCGGTGCGGGTGCGGGGCATTACCTCGGCCGGCAACAACTCCCCGCTTTACGTGGTGGATGGCTTTCCGCTGCCCTCGGCCGTGGATGGCAACGGCAATGCCACGGGCAACGAGCTGAACAGCATCAACCCCAACGACATTGAAAGCATCGACGTGCTGAAGGATGCCTCGGCCACGGCCATTTACGGGGTACGGGCGGCCAACGGCGTCGTTATTATTACCACCAAGCGCGGCAAAGCCGGGGTGTCGAGCATCAACCTGGACGCCTACGTGGGCACCCAGCAGGTGTGGCGGCAGATTCCGCTGCTCAACGCCCAGGAATTTGCCCAGCTCAACAACGAAGCCCGCCGCAACGGGGGCCTCGACGTCATTCCAAAGTACGCCAACCCTGGCTCCCTGGGCGCGGGCACCAACTGGCTGGACGAGGTTTTCCGGCCGGCCAAGATTCAAAACTACGCCCTATCGGCCACCGGGGGCAGTGAAAAGGCTCGGTACGCGGCCAGCGCGGGGTATTTCCAGCAGGACGGCACCATTATCAATTCCAGCTTCCAGCGCTTTACGCTACGGGCTAATGGGGAAGTGCAGCTCAGCAAGGTGCTCAAAATCGGCAATACGCTGGGGCTGACGCACCAGGAAGAGCAGCCGCTGAACAACGAAAACAACGAGTTTTCGGGCGTTATTCAGCTGGCTCTGCAGGCCCCGCCCACGGCCCCGGCCTTCAACCCGGACGGCAGCTACTACGAGTTTACCAGCGCCGACAACTACGGCGAGGAAAACCCGGTGACGGCGGCCCGCCGGCCCCAAATCAAGAATAACCGCAACCGGGTCACGTCCACGTTCTACGCCGAGCTGGAGCCGCTGACCGGCCTGCGCCTGCGCACCAACGTGGGCACCGACCTGCAGTTTTTGCAGGGGGACCAGTTCTTCCCCTCTATCAAAGGCTCATCAAAGTACCCCACTTCCCAGGCGCAGGCCAACAGCAGCACCAACTACAGCCCGAGCTACCTGATTGAAAACACGCTGACCTACGACAAGCTCATCGGTACCAACCACCAGTTCAGCATACTAGTGGGGCAGTCGGCCCAGCAGTTCGACAACTTCTACCTGGGTGGTACCCGCATTGGCTACAGCACCAACAACCTGACGATTCTGGACCGGGGGCCGGTAAATTCCCAACTCAGCAACAACGGCGGCAACAGCCGGACCCGCTTGGCCAGCTACTTCGGCCGGGTCAACTACGAGTTTGCTGGTAAATACCTGTTCCAGGCTATTCTGCGCTACGATGGTTCCTCGGCCTTTGCGCCCGGCAACCAGTTTGGCGTCTTCCCGGGGGCCTCGGTGGGCTGGCGGATTTCGGAGGAGGATTTCCTGAAAGACAACTCCTATATCAGCAACCTGAAGCTGCGCGTGGGCTACGGCCGGGTGGGCAATCCGCTTAACGCGGGCACGTTTGCCTACCTGACCACCGTCAACTCCACGCCGCAGTCGAACAACGGGGTGCCCGGCACGGGCTACGTGTTTGGTTCTGGCAGCCAGTCGCAGGTCATTGGCGGCGCCCCCACCCGGTTGCAGAACTCGGACCTGCGCTGGGAAAACAACGAGCAGATCAACGTGGGCATCGACGCGGGGCTGTGGAAAAACCGCCTTTCGGGCTCCATTGACCTCTACCGCCGCACCTCGCCCAACCTGATTGCCGCCGTGCCCGTGACCTACGTATCGGGGACCAGTGAGAGCATCAATACCAACGCCGCGGCGGCCACCAACCGGGGTATCGACCTGGCCCTTACCTCCAACAACTTCGTGGGGGAAGCCGGTGGCCTGAGCTGGACGACGACGCTCAACTTCAGTGCCTACCGCAACGAAATTACCTCGCTCGGTGCCGGCAAGCCCTTCGACGGGCAAAACACCCGGGGCGGGGGCAACCTGGTGCGCTATGAGGCGGGCGTGCCCTTCGGCTCCTTCTACGGCTACGTGGCCGACGGCCTGTTTCAGAACAACGAAGACGTGAAAACCCACGCCGTGCAGGTGGCCGGCACCGACCCGGCCAAGAGCACGGCCCCCGGCGACATCCGCTTTAAGGACCTCAACAACGACGGCGTCATCAACGACCAGGACCGCACCTTCATCGGCGACCCCAACCCGGACTTTACTTACGGCCTGAACAACACGCTGGGCTTTAAGGGCTTTGATTTGAACGTGTTTTTGCAAGGCTCCCAGGGCAACGACGTGTACAACCTGAACCGTTACTACACCGAGGGCGGCCTGTATGGCGCTTCCAACGCCAGCACCATTACCCTGGACCGCTGGACCGGTGCGGGCACGAGCAACGACATTCCAAGAGCTGTGGCCGGGGACCCCAACCAGAACCTGCGCATTTCTTCGCACTACCTCGAGGATGGCTCTTACCTGCGGGTGAAGCTGCTCACGCTGGGCTACACCCTGCCCCTGGAGCTGGGCAAAAAGCTCTACACCCAGCGGGTGCGCGTCTACGTGAGCAGCCAGAACCTGCTGACCTTCACCAAGTACAAGGGCTTCGACCCCGAGCTGGGCAATCAGGGCGGTAGCTTCGGCGTCGACCGGGGCGTGTACCCGCAGGCCCGCACCTTTTTGGCCGGCATCAACATCGGCTTTTAA
- a CDS encoding TIM-barrel domain-containing protein, with product MGESYFRAFILTGAILLPAVVLAQKATVQRQADGIVVHLVPRTDHDPRTVRLQVVSDQIIRVQASPLESIATVPSLMVVAQPAPAVKWQYQEKKGLGTISTGALRATVSLSTGEVSFTDLQGHVILQERPGGGKTFRSVVADGQPLYQLEQVFDSPADEGLYGLGQHQNGTMNYRGQQVELAQNNTDVAVPFLVSSRNYGLLWDNYSITKVGDTRDYQPLSTLKLYSKEGTQGWLTATYARKDKPAEVLVQRPESVLNYEYLEDQKNFPAGLKLGQTLVTWEGSIESGTAGLHHFLLKNAGYVKFYLDGKLQVDKWRQAWNPGTSVVALNLEPGRKYPVKIEWNPDGDESYIGLKWLSPLPSQNQHEYGLASEAGISLDYYFVHGQNLDEVVSGYRQLTGKAPMVPRWALGLWQSRERYKTQQEMLDVAAEFRRRRIPIDNIVLDWSYWKPAEWGSQEFDPSRFPNPDGLIKTLHQEHNLHFMISVWAKFYEGIPAYRDFQSKGYLFPRNVANRTKDWIAPGYTSTFYDAFNPQARQAFWDLMNAKLFTKGIDAWWMDASEPDIYSNTSVATRKELMTPTFLGSATQYFNGFPLQNAKGIYEGQRQTAPNQRVFLLTRSGYAGSQRYAAAIWSGDIGSRWEDFRNQIPAGLNLSLSGIPYWTTDIGGFAVERRYEKPNAADLEEWRELQARWFQFGAFCPLFRVHGQYPFREMFNIAPETHPAYQSMLYYDQLRYRLMPYFYSLAGKVHHENYTLMRGLQMDFAADPNVRSIGSQFMCGPSLLVSPITEYQAREKPLYLPAGTGWYNFYTGQHQAGGRQIVEAAPLERMPLFVPEGAILPFGPEIQYAAEKPADPLTLYVYTGRDGQFTLYEDEDVNYNYEQGAFATIPLRYDEKAKTLTIGARQGAFPGMTTLRTFRIVAVSKARPVPADLTKATGQTVSYSGQAVTVPVE from the coding sequence ATGGGCGAATCCTATTTCCGTGCTTTTATCCTGACTGGTGCTATCCTGCTGCCTGCCGTTGTCCTGGCCCAAAAAGCCACGGTGCAACGGCAGGCAGATGGCATTGTGGTGCACCTGGTTCCGCGTACCGACCACGACCCGCGCACGGTGCGCCTGCAGGTGGTGTCGGACCAAATTATCCGCGTGCAGGCCAGTCCGCTGGAAAGCATTGCCACCGTGCCCAGCCTGATGGTGGTGGCGCAGCCCGCTCCGGCGGTGAAGTGGCAGTACCAGGAAAAGAAGGGCCTGGGTACCATCAGTACCGGCGCGCTGCGGGCTACGGTTTCGCTGAGCACCGGCGAGGTTAGCTTCACCGATTTGCAGGGCCACGTCATTTTGCAGGAGCGGCCCGGCGGGGGCAAAACCTTCCGGTCCGTAGTGGCCGACGGGCAGCCGCTCTACCAGCTCGAGCAGGTTTTCGACTCGCCGGCCGACGAAGGGCTCTACGGCCTGGGTCAGCACCAGAACGGCACGATGAACTACCGGGGCCAGCAGGTAGAATTGGCCCAGAACAACACCGACGTGGCCGTGCCCTTCCTCGTGTCGAGCCGCAACTACGGCCTGCTCTGGGACAACTACTCCATCACCAAAGTCGGGGACACGCGCGACTACCAGCCGCTTTCCACGCTCAAGCTCTATTCCAAGGAAGGCACGCAGGGCTGGCTCACGGCTACTTACGCGCGCAAGGACAAGCCAGCGGAAGTGCTGGTGCAGCGGCCCGAGTCGGTGCTGAACTACGAGTATTTGGAAGACCAGAAGAACTTCCCGGCCGGCCTGAAGCTCGGTCAGACGCTGGTTACCTGGGAAGGCTCGATTGAGTCGGGCACGGCCGGGTTGCATCATTTTCTGCTCAAGAATGCCGGCTACGTGAAGTTCTACCTCGACGGCAAACTGCAGGTGGATAAGTGGCGGCAGGCCTGGAACCCCGGCACGTCGGTGGTGGCCCTGAATCTGGAACCCGGGCGGAAATACCCGGTTAAAATCGAGTGGAACCCGGATGGCGACGAGTCTTATATCGGGCTGAAGTGGCTAAGCCCTTTGCCCAGCCAAAATCAGCACGAGTACGGGCTGGCTTCCGAAGCCGGCATCAGCTTGGATTACTACTTCGTGCACGGCCAGAACCTGGATGAAGTCGTCAGCGGCTACCGGCAGCTTACGGGAAAGGCGCCGATGGTGCCGCGCTGGGCGCTGGGGCTGTGGCAAAGCCGGGAACGGTACAAAACCCAGCAGGAAATGCTGGACGTGGCCGCCGAGTTTCGCCGCCGCCGGATTCCCATCGACAATATCGTGCTCGACTGGTCGTACTGGAAACCGGCCGAGTGGGGCAGCCAGGAGTTTGACCCCAGCCGCTTCCCGAATCCGGATGGTCTGATTAAAACCCTGCACCAGGAACACAACCTGCACTTCATGATTTCGGTGTGGGCCAAGTTCTACGAGGGCATTCCGGCCTACCGCGACTTTCAAAGCAAGGGCTACCTTTTCCCGCGCAACGTGGCTAACCGCACCAAGGACTGGATTGCGCCCGGCTACACCTCCACGTTCTACGACGCCTTCAACCCTCAGGCCCGGCAGGCGTTCTGGGACCTGATGAACGCCAAGCTTTTTACCAAGGGCATCGACGCCTGGTGGATGGACGCCTCCGAGCCCGATATCTACTCCAACACCTCGGTAGCCACCCGCAAGGAGCTCATGACACCGACGTTTCTGGGCTCGGCTACCCAGTATTTCAATGGCTTTCCGCTCCAGAACGCCAAGGGAATCTACGAGGGGCAGCGGCAGACGGCGCCCAACCAGCGCGTGTTCCTGCTCACCCGCTCGGGCTACGCCGGTTCCCAGCGCTACGCGGCGGCCATCTGGAGCGGCGACATTGGCTCCCGCTGGGAAGACTTCCGCAACCAGATTCCGGCCGGTTTGAATTTGTCGTTGTCAGGCATTCCGTACTGGACCACCGACATCGGGGGCTTTGCCGTGGAGCGCCGCTACGAAAAGCCCAACGCCGCTGACCTGGAAGAATGGCGGGAGCTACAGGCCCGCTGGTTTCAGTTTGGGGCCTTCTGTCCGCTGTTTCGGGTGCACGGGCAGTATCCGTTTCGCGAAATGTTCAACATCGCGCCGGAAACCCATCCGGCCTACCAAAGCATGCTTTACTACGACCAGCTGCGCTACCGCCTGATGCCTTATTTCTACTCCCTGGCCGGCAAAGTTCACCACGAAAACTACACCCTGATGCGGGGCCTGCAGATGGACTTCGCCGCCGACCCCAACGTGCGCAGCATTGGCAGCCAGTTTATGTGCGGCCCCAGCTTACTGGTGAGCCCCATTACCGAGTACCAGGCCCGGGAAAAGCCGCTGTATCTGCCCGCCGGCACGGGTTGGTACAACTTCTACACCGGCCAGCATCAGGCCGGCGGCCGGCAGATTGTGGAGGCTGCCCCGCTGGAACGAATGCCGCTCTTTGTGCCCGAAGGCGCGATTCTGCCCTTCGGCCCCGAAATTCAGTACGCCGCCGAAAAGCCCGCCGACCCGCTCACGCTCTACGTCTACACCGGCCGCGACGGGCAGTTTACGCTCTACGAAGATGAGGACGTGAACTATAACTACGAGCAGGGCGCCTTTGCCACCATCCCGCTGCGCTACGATGAAAAGGCCAAAACCCTGACCATCGGGGCCCGCCAAGGCGCTTTTCCCGGCATGACGACCCTGCGCACGTTCCGAATAGTAGCCGTCAGCAAAGCCCGTCCCGTGCCCGCCGACCTTACCAAAGCCACGGGCCAAACCGTCAGCTACTCCGGGCAGGCCGTGACCGTGCCGGTAGAATAA
- a CDS encoding RagB/SusD family nutrient uptake outer membrane protein, producing MLRKPTTLLPKNTLVLGLTALALLSGCGKDFLDLQPRNAVTTEIFYKTSNDAIQATNAAYSQLSQNGMFNYSLWGIGDVMSDNSYLGGGGAADGIEFQQLDNFTIPATNPLVTSHWQRAYLGVGQANQVLARVPAIEMDAALKNRCLGEAAFLRALYYFYLVRGFGDVPLVLTPPQTAAEAAGLSRTPAAQVYAQIEKDLLDAITKLPASYTGDDIGRATKWSATGLLAKVYLTEKKMPEAATQARAVIAGSGKSLWTNFGDNFKVENENGQESLFEVQFKNGLSSYSTDGPGSVMNEFWGARFFGSPYVVSSGGYGFNIPEKEFVDGFEPGDLRKGPTVFVPGDKYPDGQVQPATLVGDPLGFNIRKFFVGTVNVNNWDSPLNVPVLRLSEMYLILAEAVGPTAEGLEAINKVRRRAFGLPISSSSAKDLTAATTDFDAAVLRERRYELAFEMDRWYDLKRTGKLVSTMRARGKTIQEFNNLLPIPQSERNVNPNLSQNPGY from the coding sequence ATGTTACGAAAACCCACTACTCTGCTTCCCAAAAATACCCTGGTGCTGGGCCTCACCGCGCTGGCCCTGCTCAGCGGTTGCGGCAAAGACTTTCTGGACCTGCAGCCCCGCAATGCCGTTACGACCGAAATCTTCTACAAAACCTCCAACGACGCCATTCAGGCCACCAACGCGGCCTACTCCCAGCTCAGCCAGAACGGGATGTTCAACTACTCGCTCTGGGGTATCGGCGACGTTATGTCGGACAACTCCTACCTCGGTGGGGGGGGAGCCGCCGACGGCATCGAGTTTCAGCAGCTCGACAACTTCACCATTCCGGCCACCAACCCGCTCGTGACCAGCCACTGGCAGCGCGCCTACCTGGGCGTGGGCCAGGCCAACCAGGTGCTGGCCCGCGTGCCGGCCATTGAAATGGACGCCGCCCTGAAGAACCGCTGCCTGGGGGAAGCCGCCTTTCTGCGCGCCCTGTACTACTTCTACCTCGTGCGTGGCTTCGGCGACGTGCCCCTGGTGCTGACCCCGCCCCAAACGGCGGCCGAAGCGGCCGGCCTAAGCCGCACACCCGCGGCCCAGGTCTACGCCCAGATTGAGAAAGACCTGCTCGACGCCATTACCAAACTGCCCGCCTCTTACACCGGCGACGACATCGGGCGGGCCACCAAATGGTCGGCCACGGGCCTGCTGGCCAAGGTGTACCTGACCGAGAAAAAGATGCCCGAAGCTGCCACTCAGGCCCGGGCCGTTATTGCCGGCTCCGGCAAAAGCCTGTGGACCAACTTCGGCGACAACTTCAAGGTGGAAAATGAGAACGGGCAGGAATCCTTGTTCGAAGTGCAGTTCAAAAACGGCCTGAGTAGCTACTCCACCGACGGGCCCGGCTCAGTTATGAACGAGTTCTGGGGGGCCCGCTTCTTCGGTAGTCCCTACGTGGTATCGTCGGGCGGCTATGGCTTCAACATCCCGGAAAAGGAATTTGTGGACGGCTTCGAGCCCGGCGACCTGCGCAAGGGGCCCACGGTATTCGTGCCCGGCGACAAATACCCCGACGGGCAGGTGCAGCCCGCCACGCTGGTCGGCGACCCGCTGGGCTTCAACATCCGCAAGTTCTTCGTGGGCACCGTGAACGTGAACAACTGGGACTCGCCGCTGAATGTGCCGGTGCTGCGCCTCAGTGAAATGTACCTGATTCTGGCCGAAGCCGTGGGCCCGACGGCCGAAGGGCTGGAGGCCATCAACAAGGTGCGCCGCCGGGCCTTTGGCCTGCCCATCAGCTCGTCTTCAGCCAAAGACCTGACGGCTGCCACCACCGATTTCGACGCGGCCGTGCTGCGGGAGCGGCGCTACGAACTGGCCTTCGAAATGGACCGGTGGTACGATTTGAAGCGCACCGGTAAGCTCGTCTCGACGATGCGGGCCCGGGGCAAAACCATTCAGGAGTTCAACAACCTGCTGCCCATTCCGCAGTCGGAGCGCAACGTAAATCCGAACCTGAGCCAGAACCCCGGCTATTAA
- a CDS encoding NUDIX hydrolase, whose amino-acid sequence MNTRQEVLDFVHHGAERFLPHLSIDCAIFGYHDHELKTLLIRHHGQQNWSLPGGYIGRHETLTEAAHRILAEKTQLTGLFLQQFYTFGDSATRMNNIKTEQTHNTTYSKVGVSLSPGHWLSERTLSIGYYALVDYLQVVVTPEFLVDEYCWLNVADIPKELVYDHNEIIQKALLTLRAHIFQQPIGYNLLPDKFTLPEIHSLYETILCKQIDRRNFRKKLLTLGLIRQLDEQKKIGPHRSPFLYEFDLENYSRALEDGSILTF is encoded by the coding sequence ATGAATACGCGTCAGGAAGTCCTGGATTTTGTGCACCACGGCGCAGAGCGGTTTTTGCCCCATCTTTCAATCGATTGCGCCATTTTCGGCTACCACGACCACGAGCTCAAAACTCTGCTGATTCGTCACCACGGGCAGCAGAACTGGAGCTTGCCAGGTGGCTACATCGGGCGGCACGAAACCTTGACCGAGGCGGCCCACCGCATCCTGGCCGAGAAGACCCAGCTCACGGGCTTGTTCCTGCAGCAGTTCTACACCTTCGGCGACAGCGCCACCCGGATGAACAACATCAAGACTGAGCAGACCCACAACACGACCTACTCCAAAGTGGGCGTGAGCTTGAGCCCCGGCCATTGGCTCTCGGAGCGCACCTTGTCCATTGGCTATTACGCCCTGGTCGACTACCTGCAGGTGGTCGTGACGCCCGAGTTTCTGGTCGATGAGTACTGCTGGTTGAACGTGGCTGACATCCCCAAGGAGTTGGTGTACGACCACAACGAAATCATTCAGAAGGCTCTGTTAACCTTGCGGGCTCATATTTTTCAGCAGCCCATTGGCTACAACCTGCTGCCCGACAAGTTTACTCTGCCCGAAATTCACTCCCTCTACGAAACCATCCTCTGCAAGCAGATTGACCGGCGCAACTTCCGCAAGAAGCTCCTTACCCTGGGCCTCATCCGGCAGCTCGACGAGCAAAAGAAAATCGGCCCCCACCGCTCCCCTTTCCTCTACGAGTTTGACCTGGAGAACTACAGCCGGGCCCTGGAAGACGGCTCGATTCTGACGTTTTAG
- a CDS encoding glycoside hydrolase family 3 C-terminal domain-containing protein, which translates to MLYKSPRFAALLGTAVCSAMMSIYVAQSKSGPTTEKPAPKENQQARLTANDDKINALLSKLTLEEKIKMLHGVSSFNSGGVERLGIPELETSDGPHGVRFEHGRGWTAQKGVDDAGTYLPTNNTLASTWNPALGYAYGAVLGSEANYRGKDVILGPGINIIRAPLNGRNFEYLSEDPFLVSRMVVGYIKGVQDQGVSACVKHYAANNQEIHRNDIDVDMSERALREIYLPGFKAAVQEGGVNTLMGSYNKFRGTFATENAYLMNDILKKEWGFNGVVMSDWGSVHNTMNALRNGTDLEMGTDLVLAYQGTSQTSGSINKDKLSETVYDRFYLANPALEAVKKDPSLLPLVDDKVRRILRVMYATNMLDGAKRKAGAYNSKEHQATALKVAEEGIVLLKNDGNILPLKKTVKTVAVIGANATRENAMGGGSAQVKAKYEITPLQGLKNALGTKAKITYAPGYKVARGQQADAKLIAEAVAAAKAAEVAIVVGGWIHGFDYSVWDENAYDAESVDKPDMHMPFGQDELVKAVLKANPNTVVVLMGGGPIDVSAWAGQAKGIVEAWYPGMEGGNALAHILFGDVNPSGKLPLTFPVKLEDSPAHKLGEYPSTPGDPLKQFYKDDIFVGYRYFDTYKVAPQFAFGHGLSYTTFKYDKLTVTPGNQSATVKLTVTNTGKTAGAEVVQVYVHDDQAAVKRPEKELKGFDKVFLKPGESKTVTVNLDTNAFQYYDESKKQWVLEPGKFDVLVGSSSRDIRLTGNVTL; encoded by the coding sequence ATGCTCTACAAATCCCCCCGTTTTGCGGCCCTGCTGGGCACCGCCGTCTGTTCTGCCATGATGAGCATCTACGTTGCCCAAAGCAAGTCGGGCCCGACGACTGAGAAGCCTGCGCCCAAGGAAAACCAGCAGGCCCGCCTCACGGCCAACGACGACAAGATCAACGCCCTGCTCAGCAAGCTCACCCTGGAAGAGAAAATCAAGATGCTCCACGGCGTGTCGTCGTTCAACTCGGGCGGCGTGGAACGCCTGGGCATTCCCGAACTGGAAACCTCCGACGGGCCCCACGGGGTGCGCTTCGAGCATGGCCGGGGCTGGACGGCCCAGAAAGGCGTGGACGACGCGGGCACCTACCTGCCCACCAATAACACCCTGGCCTCGACCTGGAACCCGGCCCTGGGCTACGCCTATGGCGCAGTGCTGGGCTCGGAGGCCAACTACCGCGGCAAAGACGTGATTCTGGGCCCCGGCATCAACATCATCCGGGCCCCGCTGAACGGCCGCAATTTCGAGTACCTGAGCGAGGACCCGTTTCTGGTTTCCCGCATGGTGGTGGGCTACATCAAGGGCGTGCAGGACCAGGGCGTGTCGGCCTGCGTGAAGCACTACGCGGCCAACAACCAGGAAATTCACCGCAACGACATCGATGTGGACATGAGCGAAAGGGCCCTGCGCGAAATCTACCTGCCGGGCTTCAAGGCCGCCGTGCAGGAAGGCGGGGTAAACACGCTCATGGGTTCCTACAACAAGTTTCGGGGCACCTTTGCCACCGAAAACGCCTACCTGATGAACGACATTCTGAAAAAGGAGTGGGGCTTCAACGGGGTGGTGATGAGTGACTGGGGCTCGGTGCACAACACGATGAACGCCCTGCGCAACGGCACCGACCTGGAAATGGGCACCGACCTGGTACTGGCCTACCAGGGCACGTCCCAGACCTCGGGCAGCATCAACAAGGACAAGCTCAGCGAAACCGTGTACGACCGGTTTTACCTGGCCAACCCGGCCCTGGAAGCCGTAAAGAAAGACCCCAGCCTGCTGCCGCTGGTCGACGATAAAGTGCGGCGTATTCTGCGGGTGATGTACGCCACCAACATGCTCGACGGGGCCAAGCGCAAAGCCGGCGCCTACAACAGCAAGGAGCACCAGGCCACGGCCCTGAAAGTAGCCGAGGAAGGCATTGTGCTGCTCAAAAACGACGGCAACATCCTGCCCCTGAAGAAAACGGTGAAAACGGTGGCCGTCATTGGGGCCAACGCTACCCGCGAAAACGCCATGGGCGGCGGCAGTGCCCAGGTGAAAGCCAAGTATGAAATTACACCCCTGCAAGGCCTGAAAAATGCCCTGGGCACCAAAGCCAAAATCACCTACGCCCCCGGCTACAAGGTGGCCCGCGGCCAGCAGGCCGACGCCAAGCTCATTGCCGAGGCCGTAGCCGCCGCCAAAGCCGCGGAAGTGGCCATCGTGGTGGGCGGCTGGATTCACGGCTTCGACTACAGCGTCTGGGATGAAAACGCCTACGACGCCGAAAGCGTGGACAAGCCCGACATGCACATGCCCTTCGGCCAGGACGAGCTGGTAAAAGCCGTGCTCAAGGCCAACCCCAACACGGTAGTTGTGCTCATGGGTGGCGGCCCGATTGACGTGTCGGCCTGGGCCGGACAGGCCAAGGGCATCGTGGAAGCCTGGTACCCGGGTATGGAAGGCGGCAACGCGTTGGCCCACATTCTGTTCGGCGACGTGAACCCCTCGGGCAAGCTCCCGCTGACGTTTCCCGTGAAGCTGGAAGACTCCCCGGCCCACAAGCTGGGTGAATACCCCAGCACCCCCGGCGACCCGCTCAAGCAGTTCTACAAGGATGACATCTTCGTGGGCTACCGTTACTTCGACACCTACAAAGTAGCCCCGCAGTTTGCCTTCGGCCACGGCCTGAGCTACACCACCTTCAAGTACGACAAGCTGACCGTGACGCCCGGCAACCAAAGCGCCACGGTAAAACTCACGGTGACCAACACCGGCAAAACCGCCGGGGCCGAAGTGGTGCAGGTGTACGTGCACGACGACCAGGCCGCCGTGAAGCGCCCCGAGAAGGAGCTCAAGGGCTTCGACAAGGTCTTCCTCAAGCCTGGCGAGTCGAAAACCGTGACCGTGAACCTCGACACCAACGCCTTCCAGTACTACGACGAGAGTAAAAAGCAGTGGGTGCTGGAGCCCGGCAAGTTCGACGTGCTAGTGGGCAGCTCTTCCCGCGACATCCGCCTGACCGGCAACGTGACCCTGTAA